In Cicer arietinum cultivar CDC Frontier isolate Library 1 chromosome 1, Cicar.CDCFrontier_v2.0, whole genome shotgun sequence, one DNA window encodes the following:
- the LOC113783908 gene encoding zingipain-1-like, with protein sequence MNGSYEIPPNVDWRLKRPSKSMWLWILLAFSAVTAVEGILKISGGPLISLSRQQLVDCDDLNYGCEYGNISTAFKYIIKNKGLVEGEEYPYESVKGTCRSSGFKSHSPISDYHRVVPSESYLQQAVAKQLVSGSGFHFRINYFLR encoded by the exons ATGAATGGATCTTATGAGATTCCACCAAACGTTGACTGGAGATTGAAGAGACCTTCAAAATCAATGTGGCTGTG GATCTTGTTGGCTTTTTCTGCCGTGACAGCTGTTGAAGGCATTCTTAAAATCAGTGGTGGCCCTTTGATCTCACTTTCGCGGCAACAACTAGTTGACTGTGATGATCTCAACTATGGGTGTGAATATGGCAATATAAGCACTGcgtttaaatatataattaaaaataagggTCTAGTTGAAGGTGAGGAATATCCATATGAATCAGTGAAAGGCACCTGTCGTAGTTCTGGATTTAAAAGTCATAGTCCAATAAGTGACTATCATAGAGTAGTGCCGAGTGAAAGTTACCTCCAACAGGCTGTGGCAAAACAACTTGTCTCGGGTTCTGGGTTTCACTTCCGAATCAACTATTTCCTTCGCTAA